TCGGCCATGCGGATGACTTGGTTGAATGCCCCGGCGAGCTGCTCGATCGTGGCAGGCTTTCCGTCCACTGAAAGTGGGATCTTGTACATATGCCCGTTTCTCATTGCGATCAAAACCCCCTGCGATGGCCACTTGGCGGGGACATCCTCCTTGAGACCAGGCACTCGGCACGCGTTGAAGAGCCATCGGTAGCTGTCCATGCAGAGGGGTTGCTCGTTGATAGTATCGCAAGGCAGATCGCCATGTTCATACTGCGTTTTGAACCGAAACGCTGACCAGGAAATGATAGCGGCGCGCACTGCAGGCGAGCCCTGGTCTGATGAATCCAAGCCGTGGATCTTGTGGCTGCCGAAGTAGCTGCTGAATGGGACGAGTGGTCGCCGGTCACGCAAATAACGCACTTCTGCGTAGATTCCATCAAGCCAGTTAGGGATCTTCGGGTTATCCTTCTTGTCTTGGAGCTTCCTCTGTAGCCTCCAGGCCGGGCCGGTGGGATGCAGGAAATCCTTTGCTTTCTGGGAGGTCGCTGCAAACTCCGAGGCTGAGACAAGTGGACGAACAGTCTGCAGATAGCGCTGAACGGTTTCCTCGAGCGTTGGCAGGGGCAAAGAAGGCAGCGCGGCAGACGGGGCTTGCTTGACCAAACGCTGACTCTGGAGAGATATATCCATGTTGCTGGCCGGCGACGTTTGGCGCGTAATGGCGCTCGTCGGTTGCTCCCTGACGCAGTCCACGGCCATCTCTGCCAGTTCTCGGAGAGGAAGCTGTCCCAGGTCTTTGTTCATTAGCATAGGAGCACCGACGCCTTTCTGAAGCCAGTTCCTGAATTCAGCCAGCACCAGGGAATCCCCACCATGGCGGGACATGGACTGGAGCGGATCCACGTCTTCGATGGGGACTCCCAGCACTCTGGAAACATACTGGCAGATGGTAGTCTCCAGTTGAGATACCACTTCGTTCCGTGGTCTAGTGGAATGAAGTGCCGCTTCCAGCAACTGATCAGGACTACCCAGCAAGCCACTGCTGTCGGGAGAGCCTGCCTTGGAAGATATCAGCTGCGAGAACAGTGAATTGTCGATATTTTCTGCCATCTCAGGGCTCCATCCGATGGCAATCTGGCTTGAAGAGGAATCTCGAGCAGGAGAATACACGCAATGCTCGAATAGAGCTAGAAGTGTATCTAGCGGGACAGCCTTGATCCCCGACTTGCGGAGATGTTCTGTCGATGCTGGATTCTCGAACACATATCCGGCGTCCTGAATGATACCCAGATCAATGGACCTGGTTGGGAATCCTTGGGCCGTTCTCCAGCGAGCGAAGGCATCTTGGTACGTGGAAGCTGCTGCATAGTTGGACTGGCCAGGGTTTCCAACCAAGCCAGTATAAGAGGAGAGGATCACGAAGAAGTCcagtggctgctgctgaagtgCTACATGGAGCAGTTGAAGGCCCGTCATTTTGGAGCCCAAGACATGCAGATAGTCCTGCCGCGTCATACGTTCAAAGGCCATGTCCTATATAATGTCAGACTACATCAGACTACAGCTGAGCCGGCGGGCTAAGGGTCTTACTCTCAGAGAAACCGCGGCGTAGACGACGCCTTGTATAGGAGGGAGTTCATTCTGGCAATCAGACAGCGCAGATTGAAGCTGCTCCTCGTTTCCAACGTCACAGGCAATTGCACGAAGCTCGGTGCCAACAGCGGCGAGGTCGTTAATGAGCCTTTGAATCGCCGGCTTTGTGGCGCCTGACGGAGAAAGAACGACGAGATGCTTTGCTCCATTGTTGGCCATCCAGCGACAGATTTCACGGCCCAGGCCACCCTGGCCTCCGATGAGCAGGTAGGTTGCATTCGCCTTCAGACGTCTATGCCGCGATACAGGTGGTGCAACCTGCTAGGGGTCAGCAATTGACTTACAACTAGAGAGGGCTGTACCTTGACCACCGAGTCATTGCTAAAGGAGAGAACCAACTTGCCCATATGCTTGCCGGCTTGGATCTGTCGGAAGGCGTCCGCTATTTGGGAAACGGGGTATATGGAAATAGGAGGAGGGACGAAAACACCCGCCTGGACCAGTTCGCGCACTCGCGAGTGCAATGCGGCGGCCTCCTGGGGCTTGCGGTCCCTGAGGGCACCCAAGTCCACGGACGTGATTGAGACGTGCCGATTGAAGACTGACATGTCCAATCGTGCGTGAGACAGGGCGTCTATCTTGCCCAACTCCACGAAGCGACCGAACATGGCGAGGACCTCCATCGAGGCCTGGAGCAATGGGCCTGTCAAGGAATTCAAGACTACATCGACGCCTGCATTCTTAGTGACCCTGTGAATCCCATGGACAAACTCGGTATTCCGGCTGGAGAATATATGGCTAGAGGGAATCCCATAACGGTCAATCAGATGCCGCCTCTTTGCTTCTGTCCCGACTGTTGCGAAGACCACGGCTCCAATGTGCTGGGCCAGAGTGATTGCAGCGCCCCCGACACCACCGGCACCTCCATGAACCAACACAGACTCCCCTGGCTTCAGACGGGCAACCTCGACCAGGGAGTGGTACGCCGTCCCATAAATGATGGGTATCGCGGCAGCTTCCTCAAAGGAGAGGGCCTCAGGAAGCAAATGCGTGAAGGACCCTTGAGCTCTGACTCTGTTTGCATGTGCAGCGACATAGCAGGTGTATACTCGGTCACCGCGCTGGAAACGAGATCGACACAGGGCTCCAACATCGACAACGAGCCCGCTACTTTCTCCTACTAGTGGTGCATCCAGGGCCCCAAGCACAATGAGCGGGTCACGGAAATTGACCCCGGTGGCCTTGACGTCGATTTCAACCTCGTCATCAGCGAGGGGACAATTGAAAGAAGTGTTCTCCGCGAAGTACATGTCTTGGATTGTTCTGAACGGACTGGCAACGAGACGCAATGAACGGTTCGCCTCTTTGAATGACTGGTTTCGCAGAGTGACAGAGGATGCAGTGTCGCCGGAAAGGACATTGGTCGTGGCATCGTCCTCGACGATGCGAGGCACAAGCCAGCGGCCACCACGCTCGAGCCACTCATTGTCCTCCGGTGAGAAGTGCTGACGGCTGATAAAGTGCCGGAGTGAGGCAGCCAGTTCGTGGAGAGTCCGGTGGCCAGGTCCAGGGTCGAGGTCGACACTCACAGCACGCACTCCTTGGTTCTCGCGCCGGAGAACACGCAGTAAACCCACAGCCAGGGCGGACGCCGGGTGGGTGCAGCTATCCATGGCACCTTGCGTGACCCAGAAGATCTCCTTTGCACGCTTGAAGGTGTTCTGAATGCCAGTGAAATCCGCCTCACTGCATGCAGCCAGGATCTGCTCTTCCAGGCCCGCCAGGCAGATGCACGTCCTGCCATGGACTCGGGGATCGCCCAGCTGGACAATGGAGCCTGTCGGAATTGAGAGAGCGTGGGCCATCTTCTCGGCCAATTTCAGTCCCAAGTTTCCCTTAACCCCCTGCAGCTGTTGTTCGGAAAGCACCAAGAGAGGCGGGCCTTGCTCGTCCGGCATAGCGTGGGAGACCATGAAGCTGTCTATATGCTCACCCGGTGTCTTGTAAGCGTGTGTACATGCCTGCACCCCTTCAAATCCGGTATCCTTTAATAGTGAATCCCATTCATGCACAGTCAAGAGCGGGTGGTCTCTTTGTCGCTCCAGCGATCCGAGCCACCAGCCAGGGAGTGTGCCGAAGATGAATGACCGATAAGCTGTGGGTTGAGTACTTTCAATCAGCAAAAAACTGCCCCCTGGCCGCAGAAGGCTCCGCGCGTGCTTCATCGTGCGATCGATGTTGGATGTCGCATGCAGGACGTTGGCAGCGATGACCAGGTCGTATATTCCGAGCTCAAACCCCTGGTCCTCAGGATGCTTCTCGATATTGAGGGTTTGGAAGCCCACGTGCTGTCTCCACTGGGCAAACTTCTCCATCGCTTTTGGAAAGAATCCGCCAGAGATATCAGTGAAATCGTAATGGTGGAAAAGGCTTTTCTTCGCGGTGGTGAGGGCTTCAAGAATGGGCAATGTGGCGGCACCGGTTCCAGCACCGATTTCCAAGACGCGCATATTCGGTTTCTTCAGGCCCAGTAGGCGAGCATACTGCCCTGCTTGTGTCGCGCATCGCTGGAttccttcatcctcactgTAGAGCGTATGCAGCAAACCGCCTTCTGTCATCAACGAAATCGCCTGCTGTTCTCCCTTCAGAATCTGTGGAAGGCGTTTGCCAATCCGGCAAATCATCCTGCCCACACATCCATCCTTTTCCACAGTTTCGAGGAATTGGGTGTCACTGTCTTGGTCTTCAGACTCTTTGCACATACTCTGAGCTGCTATTTTGCGTAGCCACCCCATGTACTCGACCTGGTAAGGTTCTAGTTTCGCCACATCGCTTTCGTGGAGCTGCTCCAGAGACGCTTTGGCCAGAATGCGACAGGCGCGAGCATACCGTGAGAGTTGGCCAGTAACTGAGGCGTCGTCCGTTGTGGCATAGCAGATATCCTCAATCTCGGGGGTGCTGAGGAACAGAGGGTCCACATACTTGACGATTTTCTGGCAAGTGGTGCCAGTCTGCGAGGACGTCGACTGGGCCCTCGCTTGTATTTTAGTGAAGATGAGGCACGAAATCGAGATGCTCTGGACATCCTGGTTGCTTGGAGATATAGCAAAGCAGCTGCTGTGGGAGGAGGCTTGCGCGCTTGTTGACGCCCGACAATTCACGTTATATGTTTGTTGCGTAGTTGGGTGCGCGCTTGAGGACGGAGACCATAGGGtgatctcctccaccgaCGACAGGAGGAACGGCCCTCCCCAGGTAGGATCAGCCATAATCGCAGGAAATGCACTCTGCAGACATGCATCCAGCGTGGCCGGATGGGGGCATTCTATTCCTCGCCGGCTGATCGGATACTGTTGTGCCTTCGAGGCATCAACCGCAGTTTGAGATAACCCAAGCCCGGCACGGACCGTGGAGAGACCGGCAAAGCATCCAGAGTAATCGATTCCCTGACTCCTCAGGTCGTCATACAGCTTGCTGACCTGAATGTCAGACAACATACTATCCCCCTCTTCGATCTCCCAACTCGAGGGCGGAGGCCCCGAATTCGACCCTTTCGGCGATATAGAGAGAAAGCCACGGCAGTGGTCCACAACATTGGTGCCATCTGGACATGAATAAACCAGGAATTCGTGACGATGAGCCAGGTCCCTGCCTCGATAGGCTCCAGATGGCCGTATGGTAAAGATTGTTTCTACCGCGTCGTCAGACTCCGGAACAATGAGCGGCTGGATGTACGAAACGTTCGAAAGCTTGACCGACGCAATGTCATCGATCTTGAGTCCAGTCTGCGCGGAAAGCCATGCCCCAGCTTCGAATGCCATGCAAAGGTAACCGGCTCCTGGGAATATTATGCGGCCCTGGACTCTATGGCCCGTCAGCCAGGGCATTTCAGCCAGCCGGATATACTTCCTCCACCGAGGCTCCAGGATGCTTGAGTCAGGGGCCACGACCCCAAGCAGATCATGTGGAGGATCACGCCGGTTTCTGTAGTTACGGCTGAGGCGGCTCTCATGCCAATAAGACACGGAGTGGTCCCAGGGATATGGTGGTAAATCGGCGATGGCTGTCGGTCTGGTTGGCGACCCTTCGAAGTTGACCATATCGAGATCAAGGTCAAAGCCGTGGGCAAAGAGCTCACCTGCAAGCTCAAGAGTTGTCTTCCGGGCTGACCTGTTTCTGGACAACGCAGAACTATAAGAAAAGCTCGTGTATGCAGGCTGCAGCGCCGCCAGAGATTGCTTGATTGGCGCTTTCAAGCCGGCGTGAGGGCCGATCTCAATGATCAAGCTCTGGTCTGTGCCGTCTGAGAATGCGCCACAGAACTGTTCGAATGCCTGAGAAAACAGCACGGGCGATACCAAGTTCTTCACCCAGTAGTCCGCATCCAGAGATCCTGCATCAACCCGACGACCGTCAACGGAGGAGAACATCAAGGCAGACGCAGAGGTGTCTGGTCGGCCAATGCTTTGCAGGGTATTCCGATAATCCTGAGCGACTCGAGCCATATGGTGAGAGTGGTATGCAACATCAACCGGTAGCCGTCGGACAAACACCCCGTCGGCTTGAAGGAGCTTGTTTAGCTGCACGATGGCGTCTTCGTCCCCCGACAGAGTAACTGACCGGGGGCTGTTGACGCAAGCAACCGTCGCCGACCCGTATCGCTGGTCAACCTGCTTGAGGtatccttctgctgctgtccgGCTGAGACCTGCGGCCAGCATCGCACCGCGTATCCCTCTGTCTCCCGCGAGCCCTGCAGTACATACTCCTCGAGAGTAGGCGATATGCAAAGCATCACTAAACGAAATCGCGCTGCAAGCATAAGCGGCCGCGATTTCGCCGCTGGAATGTCCGACAACAGCGTAGGGTTTGATGTGCCAAGCGGCCAGGAGATTGACGAGACCCAGCTGGATCGCTGTGCACGCTGGCTGTGCGACTTGTGCCTTGTCTAATGAAGACATCTCGGGCATATTGAGCAGCTCCTCCGTCAGTTTCCATTCTGCCCCGAGACGAACAAGGTGACGCTCAGCAGCGAGGATAGAGTCTCTGAACACCGTGCTTGTTTGGAGCAGTTCTTTGCCCATTCCATACCATTGTGATCCCTGCCCTGTAAAGACGAAGCCTAGGCGAGATGCAGTAGAAGAGTGACTGAAAGGCAGGCTGCTCGTACAGCAGCCTTGTAATTCAGATATGCTCTCTGCGATAATCGCCCCTCTCCATTGGAATCGCGATCTTCGGTGGCAGAGGGTATGGGCCAGCGAGCTCAGGAAATCGCACTCGGATGAATGGCCTTTGCTGTCGACATATCTTTGGAGCTGAGCAACCATGAGGCTGCTGGAGGTTTTTGATCGTGCAGACAAAGGGAAGAGGAAACACGGCGATTCGCTTAGGGTTTTAGGGCTTCTTTGAGGTGCAACTGGAGGAGCTTTGTCCAGGATAATATGGCAGTTTGTGCCTCCGTAGCCAAAGCTGCTCACCGAAACCTGCCGGGACTCGGTGTATTTCAGAGGCTGCGCTTCGGTGGCCACCGTCAGGTTCCATCGGTTGAAGTCGATGTTGGGACTCGGCCTTTCAAAATTGATGCTGGGGGGGATACAGCCGTTTTCAATGACGAGCACGGCCTTGACCAGTGCAGCAACGCCGCTGGCGTTCTCGAGGTGACCGATATTCGTTTTCACAGAGCCCATCACAAGAGGATCAAACCGAGGGCGTTGAGACCCCAGAGTCTCTCCCAGGGCCATGCTCTCGATCCGATCGCCCGCTGCAGTCCCAGAGCCATGGGCTTCAACATACACCGTGTCTCTCGGATCGACTCCGGCCGCGGCATATGCTTTCTGAATGAGGGCCTTTTGCGCATTTAAATCTGGCATTGTGATGCCTGGCGTGCGCCCATCTTGGTTTGCGACGCAGCTTCGGACAATGGACCTTATATTGTCGCCGTCTCTCAAGGCATCTGAGAGCGGCTTCAATATCAAGCACGccgctccttctcctctcccatAGCCACAAGCTCGTGAATCAAAGGAGTAGCTGCGGCCATCGTCCGAGTAGAACTGCATGAAGCTGGGCCCAACCATCGTTACTGGATCTAGGATCAGATTCGTGGCCGCCACAACAGACTGCTGGCTTTCGCCAGCCCAGATACTGGCGCAGGCATTGTGCAGCGCAATCATGCTGCCACTGCACCCAGTGTCCAAAGTAAAGGAGGGCCCCTTCAAGTCAAAGAAATATGATAAACGATTGGACAACATCGCTTCGCCGTTTCCGAGGGCTGCATAGAACGGGAGGTTTTCGGGGTCTCGGAGGAGCATCTTCTCGTAGTCCCTGTTGTAATGGGCTGTGTATACAGACGTGTTGCTTCCCCTTAATCGATTTAGGGTATAGCCGG
The nucleotide sequence above comes from Aspergillus puulaauensis MK2 DNA, chromosome 3, nearly complete sequence. Encoded proteins:
- the PKS5 gene encoding type I iterative PKS (COG:I;~EggNog:ENOG410PJWX;~InterPro:IPR016036,IPR016035,IPR042104,IPR016039, IPR014031,IPR014030,IPR011032,IPR000542,IPR013968, IPR039551,IPR001227,IPR032821,IPR014043,IPR020806, IPR020807,IPR042232,IPR020843,IPR020841,IPR009081, IPR029063,IPR036736,IPR036291,IPR013217,IPR042231;~PFAM:PF16197,PF00109,PF08659,PF00550,PF13561, PF13489,PF14765,PF02801,PF00698,PF13847,PF13649,PF13602, PF00755,PF00107,PF00106,PF08242,PF08241;~SMCOG1022:Beta-ketoacyl synthase;~antiSMASH:Cluster_3.1;~go_function: GO:0016491 - oxidoreductase activity [Evidence IEA];~go_function: GO:0016740 - transferase activity [Evidence IEA];~go_function: GO:0016746 - transferase activity, transferring acyl groups [Evidence IEA];~go_function: GO:0031177 - phosphopantetheine binding [Evidence IEA]), with amino-acid sequence MKEPIAIVGMACRFPGDATDTNKLWELMMEARSAHSEVPAARFDQNAFYHPESKNNGTFYAKGGHFLAEDISRFDAAFFNISPAEAKGMDPQLRILLEVSYEAFENAGYTLNRLRGSNTSVYTAHYNRDYEKMLLRDPENLPFYAALGNGEAMLSNRLSYFFDLKGPSFTLDTGCSGSMIALHNACASIWAGESQQSVVAATNLILDPVTMVGPSFMQFYSDDGRSYSFDSRACGYGRGEGAACLILKPLSDALRDGDNIRSIVRSCVANQDGRTPGITMPDLNAQKALIQKAYAAAGVDPRDTVYVEAHGSGTAAGDRIESMALGETLGSQRPRFDPLVMGSVKTNIGHLENASGVAALVKAVLVIENGCIPPSINFERPSPNIDFNRWNLTVATEAQPLKYTESRQVSVSSFGYGGTNCHIILDKAPPVAPQRSPKTLSESPCFLFPLSARSKTSSSLMVAQLQRYVDSKGHSSECDFLSSLAHTLCHRRSRFQWRGAIIAESISELQGCCTSSLPFSHSSTASRLGFVFTGQGSQWYGMGKELLQTSTVFRDSILAAERHLVRLGAEWKLTEELLNMPEMSSLDKAQVAQPACTAIQLGLVNLLAAWHIKPYAVVGHSSGEIAAAYACSAISFSDALHIAYSRGVCTAGLAGDRGIRGAMLAAGLSRTAAEGYLKQVDQRYGSATVACVNSPRSVTLSGDEDAIVQLNKLLQADGVFVRRLPVDVAYHSHHMARVAQDYRNTLQSIGRPDTSASALMFSSVDGRRVDAGSLDADYWVKNLVSPVLFSQAFEQFCGAFSDGTDQSLIIEIGPHAGLKAPIKQSLAALQPAYTSFSYSSALSRNRSARKTTLELAGELFAHGFDLDLDMVNFEGSPTRPTAIADLPPYPWDHSVSYWHESRLSRNYRNRRDPPHDLLGVVAPDSSILEPRWRKYIRLAEMPWLTGHRVQGRIIFPGAGYLCMAFEAGAWLSAQTGLKIDDIASVKLSNVSYIQPLIVPESDDAVETIFTIRPSGAYRGRDLAHRHEFLVYSCPDGTNVVDHCRGFLSISPKGSNSGPPPSSWEIEEGDSMLSDIQVSKLYDDLRSQGIDYSGCFAGLSTVRAGLGLSQTAVDASKAQQYPISRRGIECPHPATLDACLQSAFPAIMADPTWGGPFLLSSVEEITLWSPSSSAHPTTQQTYNVNCRASTSAQASSHSSCFAISPSNQDVQSISISCLIFTKIQARAQSTSSQTGTTCQKIVKYVDPLFLSTPEIEDICYATTDDASVTGQLSRYARACRILAKASLEQLHESDVAKLEPYQVEYMGWLRKIAAQSMCKESEDQDSDTQFLETVEKDGCVGRMICRIGKRLPQILKGEQQAISLMTEGGLLHTLYSEDEGIQRCATQAGQYARLLGLKKPNMRVLEIGAGTGAATLPILEALTTAKKSLFHHYDFTDISGGFFPKAMEKFAQWRQHVGFQTLNIEKHPEDQGFELGIYDLVIAANVLHATSNIDRTMKHARSLLRPGGSFLLIESTQPTAYRSFIFGTLPGWWLGSLERQRDHPLLTVHEWDSLLKDTGFEGVQACTHAYKTPGEHIDSFMVSHAMPDEQGPPLLVLSEQQLQGVKGNLGLKLAEKMAHALSIPTGSIVQLGDPRVHGRTCICLAGLEEQILAACSEADFTGIQNTFKRAKEIFWVTQGAMDSCTHPASALAVGLLRVLRRENQGVRAVSVDLDPGPGHRTLHELAASLRHFISRQHFSPEDNEWLERGGRWLVPRIVEDDATTNVLSGDTASSVTLRNQSFKEANRSLRLVASPFRTIQDMYFAENTSFNCPLADDEVEIDVKATGVNFRDPLIVLGALDAPLVGESSGLVVDVGALCRSRFQRGDRVYTCYVAAHANRVRAQGSFTHLLPEALSFEEAAAIPIIYGTAYHSLVEVARLKPGESVLVHGGAGGVGGAAITLAQHIGAVVFATVGTEAKRRHLIDRYGIPSSHIFSSRNTEFVHGIHRVTKNAGVDVVLNSLTGPLLQASMEVLAMFGRFVELGKIDALSHARLDMSVFNRHVSITSVDLGALRDRKPQEAAALHSRVRELVQAGVFVPPPISIYPVSQIADAFRQIQAGKHMGKLVLSFSNDSVVKVAPPVSRHRRLKANATYLLIGGQGGLGREICRWMANNGAKHLVVLSPSGATKPAIQRLINDLAAVGTELRAIACDVGNEEQLQSALSDCQNELPPIQGVVYAAVSLRDMAFERMTRQDYLHVLGSKMTGLQLLHVALQQQPLDFFVILSSYTGLVGNPGQSNYAAASTYQDAFARWRTAQGFPTRSIDLGIIQDAGYVFENPASTEHLRKSGIKAVPLDTLLALFEHCVYSPARDSSSSQIAIGWSPEMAENIDNSLFSQLISSKAGSPDSSGLLGSPDQLLEAALHSTRPRNEVVSQLETTICQYVSRVLGVPIEDVDPLQSMSRHGGDSLVLAEFRNWLQKGVGAPMLMNKDLGQLPLRELAEMAVDCVREQPTSAITRQTSPASNMDISLQSQRLVKQAPSAALPSLPLPTLEETVQRYLQTVRPLVSASEFAATSQKAKDFLHPTGPAWRLQRKLQDKKDNPKIPNWLDGIYAEVRYLRDRRPLVPFSSYFGSHKIHGLDSSDQGSPAVRAAIISWSAFRFKTQYEHGDLPCDTINEQPLCMDSYRWLFNACRVPGLKEDVPAKWPSQGVLIAMRNGHMYKIPLSVDGKPATIEQLAGAFNQVIRMADSKRVSRVGVLTNGDRDVWSRNRDTLRGLSDNNASSLQDIESADFVVCLDRARPQTADERVSHLWSATESNRWHDKPMQFIVFDNGVSGSILEHSKVDGIATRHLHTHVIHAIQDPPPRQPDVASSFPDPTPVLICTNEELDAQMETIPKALRTRLQNLRVKVLDLDQFGTQLSRDHRLNPNAFANMVVQLAFYKLYNKPVPTVEPVTMSTYFQGRLDFCRVVTDEVVAFCQAMEQHPRDPKKCQLLFQGAVRKHVSQVAAAGKGEGFDMHFLALKDVARECQEVPSLFADSVFEYSRSGMVSMATLPAQVCEIGTHPIKQDGWRVVFILQEKR